The genomic interval ACCAATCCCAATAAGCTTCAACAACCGGTTTATCTAAACCGTAGAAAGCGTTTAGCTCTGCCATTTGATCTTCGGAAAGGGCAGAATTGTTGCCAGCGACACTGACCGTAGCGCTATCACTGCCAGAATGCATACTTGCCAGCATACGCTCTACAGGGCCACCAGGCACAAAACGGGTAATGGCAAAAATTAAGATGGTAATGCCAAGAAACGTCGGCACGATTAACGCCATACGTCTGAGGATATAAGATAACACCTACGCTCTAACTCCATGCTGTGACAAATTGATTGTCTTAAGACCACAACGACCTTGTTGCGGCCAAACGATAATTTTTGATGATATATAATCACAAAAGTATCAATAAGTACGTTCTCAGTTACAATCCGCAACATTTGAACGTTCAGTCTTACATATATTTTTTAGTCAATCACACGGTAAAACGTATGAAAGTGTGGTTATGATTACGAATAATTAACACACAAGCATCAATTAAAAACCAAATGTTAGGGTGATATCAAATTCGGCTTTTCTAATATAGAGCGCGTTACGGCTCCAAACATGCATAGATAGTCGACTCCCATTCACTTTACCGCATAACAAACCCATTCACCGAACCAATAGAAAACTCAACAATCCAAAATTCATTTGATTTTACTTGCCCTACCAAATAAAAATGCACTCTTTGATAGTCAAAAAGAGTGCATAAAAATTCAATATAAATATTTTCATAACGCGCCATTTATTTTGCGACAAGAATCACAATAAAAACAGCATAAGTATCAATCTATGAGCTCAAGCTATTTGGTTAGGCTTGTATTTATAGCTTGCAAGACTGCCGCAGGATCTACTGCCTGCGTAATTGGCCGTCCGATAACAAGATAATCAGAACCTGCTTGTACCGCTTCAAGTGGTGTCATGATACGACGTTGATCACCTTGTTCTGAGCCGAGTGGGCGAATACCCGGCGTAACCAATTTAAACTCTTTGCCCAGCGCATTCTTCAGAAGCGAGGATTCTTGAGCAGAACAAACAACACCATCCAAACCAGAATTCTTCGTCAACGTAGCCAAGCGAATCACGTGATCTTGTGGTGCAACGTTCAAACCAATGCCTACTAGATCGCTTTGCTCCATGCTGGTAAGTACGGTCACACCAATCAGTAACGGGCGATCTTTACCATAAGGTTCAAGAATCTCACGAGATGCTGTCATCATCCGTTCGCCACCACTTGCATGTACATTCACCATCCAGACACCCAACTCAGCGGCTGCTCGAACGGCTTTTGAACATGTATTTGGGATATCATGAAACTTCAGATCTAGAAAGACAGAAAAACCACGTTTATGAAGCTCACGTACGAAATCAGGACCAAATAGCGTAAACATTTCCTTGCCTACTTTTAGGCGACATGACGCAGGATCAATTCTATCTACGAAGGCCAGTGCATCGGCTTTATTATCGTAATCCAGTGCGACAATAACTTTTTGGTCGATCATTTCATCTCCTAACTGTTTTTGGTTCTTATTAAATAAAAGGTTAAAAAAATGCAGCGAACAGAAACTCTGTCAGCTGCATTGAAACTATTCGCCATCCAATCCTCGGATTGGCTTGATCGTCCCCCACCCTTTACAGGAAGGACAATGCCAATAAAGGGAATGCGTAGAAAAACCACATTTGCGACATCGGTAATGAGGCTTAATTTTAAGCTGCTCTCCGACCATTGCCTGCAGCGTTGTTAAGCTTTCTTTGGCCCTTCCATCTTCCGCTTCTGCAAGATGATAGTCCATCAATCGATAAAAACCTTTCATCGTCGGGTTTTTAATTAATTGCCTTGTTAACAACTCTTGGGCAGCACCAACACTTTCGTGATGTGCAACCAGTTGGGCCAGCATTAGCTCAGCAGACACACCTGCTTTTTTACTAATACACGCGCGCAGAAATTCGACAAGTTGATCTTCTTGGCCTAGATGGTGGTAACACTCAGCAAGAATAGGCAACGCTTCACTAACGAAATCCGCATCTTGTTCTAGAACATGTTCTAGATACTCGATCGTCTTGCGATATTCTTCCATCTCGAGGTAAATACGCCCAAGAGAAATCGATGC from Vibrio vulnificus NBRC 15645 = ATCC 27562 carries:
- the pyrF gene encoding orotidine-5'-phosphate decarboxylase; the protein is MIDQKVIVALDYDNKADALAFVDRIDPASCRLKVGKEMFTLFGPDFVRELHKRGFSVFLDLKFHDIPNTCSKAVRAAAELGVWMVNVHASGGERMMTASREILEPYGKDRPLLIGVTVLTSMEQSDLVGIGLNVAPQDHVIRLATLTKNSGLDGVVCSAQESSLLKNALGKEFKLVTPGIRPLGSEQGDQRRIMTPLEAVQAGSDYLVIGRPITQAVDPAAVLQAINTSLTK